A single region of the Chloroflexota bacterium genome encodes:
- a CDS encoding zinc ribbon domain-containing protein — protein MSPDQVTCAVCQTANDADAEFCKKCGDPLKYACPNCGAKNWTGAEDCASCGHDLDPISFMNERRVRGFKSTLEEQRKMAGSLKAEEEESSRKRLGEMWETEKRRQEFLARQKARQDREQTILFIGLIAIVVIVIVVVGVFFLFFAK, from the coding sequence ATGTCCCCTGATCAAGTGACGTGCGCTGTTTGCCAAACCGCCAATGACGCCGACGCCGAGTTCTGCAAGAAGTGCGGCGACCCCTTGAAGTATGCCTGCCCTAACTGTGGCGCTAAGAACTGGACAGGGGCCGAAGACTGCGCCTCGTGCGGCCACGATCTGGACCCGATCTCGTTTATGAACGAGCGGCGAGTCAGAGGGTTCAAGTCCACACTGGAAGAGCAACGCAAAATGGCCGGATCGTTGAAAGCTGAAGAAGAAGAGTCCAGCCGTAAACGATTGGGCGAAATGTGGGAAACCGAGAAGCGACGGCAGGAGTTTCTGGCCCGGCAGAAAGCCCGGCAAGACCGCGAGCAAACCATTTTGTTCATCGGGCTGATCGCCATCGTCGTGATTGTCATCGTTGTCGTCGGCGTCTTCTTTCTGTTTTTTGCCAAATGA